From a region of the Paenibacillus sp. R14(2021) genome:
- a CDS encoding autoinducer 2 ABC transporter substrate-binding protein — MKKKVGSLVLSVVLTAGLLAGCASGKQENTGNDASANNGAAGSGKIKIAVVPKLVGIPYFNASENGAKKAGEDLGVEVIYTGPTQADAAQQVKVIEDLISKKVDVIAVAPNDPAALSPVLKKAKAQGIKVMDWDTKADQSIVDLSVQQIDNEVYGRHMADLLVQAMKKEEGNIAIITGGLSANNLNTWIDWSTKQIEEKYPKLNIIGEKIGTDEKQQVAYQKTLDLLKANPDLDGILAYSTVAPLGAAQAIQEKNMQDKVSLIGVALPTDSKPFLEDGSLDTATLWNPVNLGYLTVVAAKALKEGQPITDGQDIPNIGKVQVKDGGKTIILGPPTDFTKENAGQFDF; from the coding sequence ATGAAGAAAAAGGTTGGTTCACTCGTATTGTCTGTCGTATTGACAGCGGGGCTGTTAGCAGGCTGTGCAAGCGGCAAGCAGGAGAATACCGGAAACGATGCTTCGGCGAATAACGGAGCGGCTGGCTCCGGGAAAATTAAAATCGCCGTTGTTCCTAAATTGGTGGGCATTCCTTATTTCAACGCTTCGGAAAACGGGGCGAAAAAAGCAGGTGAAGATTTAGGCGTAGAAGTCATTTATACGGGGCCAACGCAGGCGGACGCCGCTCAGCAGGTTAAAGTTATTGAAGATTTGATATCGAAAAAGGTAGATGTCATTGCCGTCGCTCCCAACGATCCGGCTGCTTTGTCCCCGGTGCTGAAAAAAGCGAAAGCCCAAGGCATTAAAGTCATGGACTGGGATACCAAAGCGGATCAATCAATTGTCGATCTGTCCGTTCAGCAAATCGATAATGAAGTCTATGGCCGCCATATGGCCGATCTGCTGGTACAAGCTATGAAAAAAGAAGAGGGCAATATCGCGATTATTACCGGCGGTCTGTCGGCAAACAATCTGAATACCTGGATCGATTGGTCTACCAAGCAAATTGAGGAAAAATATCCGAAGCTTAACATTATCGGCGAAAAAATCGGAACCGATGAGAAGCAGCAGGTCGCTTACCAGAAAACACTCGATTTGCTGAAAGCGAACCCGGATCTTGACGGTATCCTTGCTTATTCGACAGTCGCGCCTCTTGGCGCAGCTCAGGCGATTCAGGAGAAGAACATGCAGGACAAAGTTTCGCTTATCGGCGTTGCGCTGCCTACCGATTCCAAACCATTCCTGGAGGACGGCTCGCTCGATACTGCTACCCTTTGGAATCCGGTTAACCTCGGGTACTTGACTGTCGTAGCGGCCAAAGCTTTGAAAGAAGGACAACCCATCACGGATGGGCAAGATATTCCGAATATCGGTAAAGTACAAGTGAAAGACGGAGGGAAAACGATTATCCTCGGACCTCCTACTGATTTCACGAAGGAAAATGCCGGACAGTTCGATTTCTAA
- a CDS encoding sugar phosphate isomerase/epimerase: MLQNYAQKSEKIKQAFRELKKNHPEQLKQRLNMSWSNWGFGVESLAAAAKRLSKYDVKYMELHGNHYGADLGYQTKEVNQILQGCGIEVSGVCGMFSKENDLSSNIANHRQAAIDYIRRETEFTASVNGKYLLVVPAAVGRPNKVDDMEWARSIETLRIVADSFSKWNIKAAIEPIRAAETSLVHNIAQAQAYIHEVNHPGIRHINGDIYHMQVEEPHIGEAILQAGGQLTNLHMADSNRGALGTGHMDVDTIIMALYLIGFNREGCYVTPEPLGPGGNPYPAMYGKPNQDELDELVRYTVTYFRQREALLIEAL; this comes from the coding sequence ATGCTGCAAAATTATGCGCAGAAAAGCGAAAAAATCAAACAGGCCTTTCGCGAATTAAAGAAAAATCATCCGGAACAGCTTAAACAAAGATTGAACATGTCCTGGAGCAACTGGGGATTCGGCGTCGAATCCCTGGCTGCTGCAGCCAAACGTTTAAGTAAATACGATGTGAAATACATGGAGCTGCACGGGAACCATTACGGTGCGGATTTGGGGTATCAAACCAAGGAAGTCAATCAGATTTTGCAAGGCTGCGGCATCGAAGTATCGGGTGTTTGCGGAATGTTCTCGAAGGAAAATGACCTCTCCAGCAACATCGCGAATCATCGGCAGGCGGCAATCGATTACATTCGGCGGGAAACCGAGTTTACGGCTTCCGTAAATGGGAAGTACCTGCTGGTGGTCCCTGCAGCTGTCGGCCGTCCTAATAAAGTTGACGATATGGAATGGGCGAGAAGCATCGAAACATTGCGTATCGTTGCCGATTCGTTCAGCAAATGGAACATTAAAGCGGCCATCGAACCGATCCGCGCTGCGGAAACATCTCTCGTGCACAATATTGCCCAGGCGCAGGCTTATATTCATGAAGTGAATCATCCCGGAATCCGGCATATTAATGGAGATATTTATCATATGCAAGTGGAAGAACCCCATATTGGCGAAGCTATTTTGCAAGCGGGAGGCCAGCTAACCAATCTGCATATGGCGGACAGCAATCGCGGCGCATTAGGTACGGGGCATATGGATGTGGACACGATCATTATGGCGCTTTACCTCATCGGCTTTAACCGCGAAGGCTGTTATGTTACGCCGGAACCGCTGGGTCCCGGAGGAAATCCATACCCTGCCATGTACGGGAAGCCGAATCAAGATGAGCTGGATGAATTGGTCCGTTATACCGTCACCTATTTCAGACAAAGGGAAGCTCTATTGATAGAAGCTTTATAA
- the araB gene encoding ribulokinase encodes MKYSIGVDFGTLSGRALLIEVETGREVASAVKGYTHGIMDQFLPDGLTALETDWALQHPEDYLEVLKVTVPEVLRKSGVSPEDVIGVGIDFTSSTIIPVKADGTPLCFLDEFKSRPHSYAKLWKHHAAQEEANLLNERAEQLNETFLARYGGKISSEWLLPKAWQILNEDPEIYAAADSFLEATDWIVSQLIGKEMRNSCTAGYKAIWHKQDGYPSNAFLKSLDPRLENFVEEKLSAELYPVGTKAGEITAEAARMTGLREGTAVAVGNVDAHVAIPAVGITEPGKMLMVMGTSTCHILLGKEEKIVPGMCGVVEDGVMPGWMGYEAGQSCVGDHFAWFVGNCVSSEAQQEAARNGMDIQQFLTQKAQRLSVGESGLIALDWWNGNRSTLVDADLTGLFLGMTLQTKPEEMYRALLEATAYGTKIIIDAFNVSGVPVTELYAAGGIAEKNPLMMQIYADVCNMEIRIAASSQTPAYGSAMFGAVAAGKERGGYDTISEAAKAIGKVKAHYYKPIPENTAVYEELYAEYKRLYHYFGQGENDVMKRLKAIRKNALKYD; translated from the coding sequence ATGAAATACAGTATCGGCGTCGATTTCGGCACCCTTTCCGGCAGAGCCCTGCTTATCGAGGTTGAAACCGGCAGAGAAGTGGCTTCGGCTGTAAAAGGCTATACCCATGGCATCATGGATCAGTTTCTCCCGGATGGATTGACCGCGCTTGAAACGGACTGGGCTTTGCAGCATCCTGAGGATTATTTGGAAGTTCTAAAAGTGACCGTTCCGGAGGTGCTCCGTAAGTCCGGCGTCTCGCCGGAAGATGTGATCGGAGTGGGCATTGATTTCACCTCATCTACGATAATCCCGGTAAAAGCGGACGGCACGCCGTTATGCTTTTTGGACGAATTCAAAAGCCGCCCCCATAGCTATGCGAAACTTTGGAAGCACCATGCCGCCCAAGAGGAGGCCAATCTTCTCAATGAACGGGCCGAGCAGCTGAATGAAACCTTTCTTGCCCGTTACGGCGGCAAAATCTCGTCGGAATGGCTGCTGCCAAAAGCCTGGCAAATACTAAACGAGGACCCCGAAATTTATGCAGCGGCGGATTCTTTTCTGGAAGCGACCGATTGGATTGTCTCGCAATTGATCGGCAAGGAAATGCGCAACAGCTGTACGGCCGGCTATAAAGCGATTTGGCATAAACAGGACGGCTATCCGTCGAATGCTTTTTTGAAATCGCTGGACCCGCGTCTGGAAAATTTCGTTGAAGAGAAATTGTCTGCCGAGCTTTATCCGGTGGGAACGAAAGCCGGAGAGATTACGGCAGAAGCGGCCCGGATGACCGGACTTCGAGAAGGAACGGCCGTCGCCGTTGGTAATGTGGATGCGCATGTAGCCATTCCCGCGGTCGGTATTACGGAACCGGGAAAAATGCTGATGGTTATGGGAACATCGACATGTCATATTTTACTGGGCAAAGAAGAGAAAATCGTCCCAGGCATGTGCGGCGTCGTAGAGGATGGCGTCATGCCGGGATGGATGGGCTACGAGGCCGGGCAATCCTGCGTGGGCGATCACTTTGCCTGGTTTGTCGGAAATTGTGTATCTTCCGAAGCTCAGCAAGAGGCCGCGAGGAACGGAATGGATATCCAGCAATTCCTTACTCAAAAAGCGCAGCGATTGTCCGTAGGCGAAAGCGGTCTGATCGCGCTCGATTGGTGGAACGGCAACCGTTCAACTTTGGTTGATGCGGATCTGACAGGCTTGTTTCTCGGCATGACGCTGCAAACGAAGCCTGAGGAGATGTATCGGGCTTTGCTCGAAGCGACTGCCTATGGAACGAAAATCATCATTGACGCGTTCAACGTTAGCGGCGTACCCGTCACCGAGCTGTATGCGGCAGGCGGCATCGCGGAGAAAAATCCTTTGATGATGCAAATTTATGCGGACGTATGCAATATGGAAATTCGAATTGCCGCGTCCAGCCAGACGCCCGCCTACGGATCGGCTATGTTCGGAGCAGTTGCAGCAGGCAAAGAACGCGGGGGCTACGATACGATCTCGGAAGCGGCTAAAGCCATCGGAAAAGTGAAAGCGCATTATTACAAGCCAATTCCGGAAAATACGGCTGTTTACGAGGAGCTGTATGCCGAATATAAACGTCTGTACCACTATTTCGGCCAAGGGGAGAACGATGTGATGAAACGTCTAAAGGCGATCAGGAAGAACGCTTTGAAGTACGATTAA
- a CDS encoding S8 family serine peptidase, with amino-acid sequence MNWKSFRNHLTIGLTALLVLTNSIPAAAASEDLVQPNIVSAVSPDTVKAKVDPKVTKQFDDDEYVTYLIKMKEQADPMRVSLEAKQKAMTEKVTPAAAKLSMRNAVISSLRETASRTQSSLESYLHNAKAANGGVKDYKSFFIVNALSVTSTKKEMEQLALRPDIDAILPNQEYFLDNIQKTKEPAEPHAGSAAAKAAVPHTANVEWSIDYVNAPQTWNMGIDGTGIVVANLDSGVDYTHPALQRKWRAYNESGQIVHPELSWYDAHSHTALPEDNEAHGTHTMGTMVGSEADGSNQIGVAPGAKWIAVRIFNPSTTDAIILDAGQWLLAPVDSDGNAHPEMAPDVVNNSWGGCTGIDEFFRPIVQAWRAAGIFPEFSAGNVNECNPGGPGSVPPPGNYPESVATGATDINGNIANFSLRGPSPYGELKPEVSAPGVNIRSSVPGGDYEGGWNGTSMSGPITTGIAAMLLQANHSLTVDQMEQILENTATPRTDTRYPESPNQAYGYGIVNALDAVNSVLHGSGTVSGEVKTPGEDTLAPVLEHTPLSLVYSGRDAKISFTASDNIGVTQIEVLARVKGTDDYVNLPVTNISGNYRSGQYEAPLPDNLRDPAGLEYYISVNDYSGNHAETPVYPVEVSSGIKPGYLQDFEGDITGFESGGVNNSWAVGVPKFGPGAAYSGTKAAATNLGKSYPDGVNAYFLAPPIDLTNSPEGAVLSFKSWYNLKQNNDFVKVYIATDENENFVEQMSFTGTGDQWKTQYLDLRPYAGQRIHLLFNMFTSNFGGLDGWYFDDLAVQPPDSLPPVSPTDLTGTSDSGGNVNLTWEASIDEDTAQYEVYRSTDNAAFTPIVMTKLTSFTDTNAVGSSTNYYQVAAVDYSGNTGEPSSAFSIEMPEIVPVFADTFDGSTDNDWTHSGIHDEWERGNPSSQGPGSAVSAPNVWGTRLNGGYTESSDYSLVSPVIDLSQVDQASVYFSNWYSLESGCDFGHFEISPDGGTTWTELAVFNGISSDNQWESFAYDLTPYIHQQVQFRFRMQTDSSVAWEGWYIDNFKVIGTSTPAEIMQSNHVYDGVQLPKPTNAGPAYSLAATDKDDFIPGQPLNVVTPQSLPASATVTVLETGRSVRTDPSTGHFSFNHVAGDFNLKAEAYGYYPQTKPVTIADHGNTNVAFNLEAMPHGRITGVISDERNHQPIAHANIIVMEDANIMPVQTDENGAFSLDVLEGTYTLAVSVGEYYGTQVTVTAPANGSVEANVTLKPFIGIPNGISYDDGTAEDAYASRVSGYTWAVRMTPSAGAAQISGALFKFWDSTWPDPGGTNFKYALYDASGSNGSPGRLIAGPYEAEALRDNNWTRVEFPSPVVVQGDFYIAYIQEGTYPDTPGLGVDKDGQSALRSWRMTEGLWVLAPAGEGNYMINALVTNEVKAPVITLPAANTYTNETSIEVTGLLPVDGSAVTLYNGAAKVGTVSVENGKFTIPVQLQPGRNSLTVEADILGKTTDRSVPTEVTLDVTAPSLTLAAPVDNFKTNLEALTVSGTTSDAFLSELNVNGELANVSSEGTFTHRILLDPGTNIIHVTSKDLGGNETTVTRTVYLDLSSYAISEITPATDVTLNQGDTLPVSFKSTPGLNAAFRIELPSALQNTKANEIAMIESATTPGLYEGSYKTPDTLILDGGVIVVHAWDDAGNVTEAVASGKLFVNIDSLWEIVNQAKDDFQANISNTTNLNEAVLTLPTTPGITYKVTGSSKAEFINNEGVLVKRPSSSTEVELTVTIASAAKPAIKTTLNVKVTLTAPSSGGNNGGSVIIVPPAQSTNYSLANVINKGQTQQLVKPDLKTDGNKVIAAISDSDLQQALKTEPVAVIVTTPATAQQAQLNLTASQVELLSKSNAANSIVFTNETTAAALPVRILAKAPKNAGIQVTLSSAEQQRAAFTNAALGITVLGTPVAFEVNSVQGTAAVPLQLSSKDFVKQSFVLAKDADTKSAGVLYLGGHTVSPAPATFTLNSDGTTTVTVTRSGYAAYAVVTRTIAFNDIDNAMEKTKIEALASKLLLEGTSQATFSPSASVTRAEFAAMLTRALGLQSSTELPFKDVTADKWYADEVGAAYQAGIITGLGKGSFNPNGTITHQDLAVMLERAAGLLALKAEHPAGRADFADADDISDYAKNSIQTVTEIGLMKAKEVNGGFFFSPKKSTTREEAAAAIFNLLQQSGLIN; translated from the coding sequence GTGAATTGGAAATCTTTCCGTAACCATTTAACGATCGGACTAACTGCTCTTCTCGTACTCACGAATTCCATCCCGGCTGCCGCTGCCTCGGAAGACCTCGTACAACCCAACATCGTTTCTGCCGTGTCCCCAGACACCGTAAAAGCAAAAGTCGACCCCAAGGTTACCAAACAATTTGACGATGATGAATACGTGACTTATTTGATTAAAATGAAGGAACAAGCGGACCCTATGCGCGTTTCGTTAGAGGCCAAGCAGAAAGCGATGACAGAAAAAGTCACCCCGGCTGCTGCCAAACTGTCCATGCGCAATGCGGTTATCAGCTCCTTGCGTGAAACGGCCTCCCGCACCCAGAGCTCTCTCGAATCCTACTTACATAATGCGAAAGCCGCAAACGGCGGCGTGAAAGACTACAAAAGCTTCTTTATTGTCAATGCGCTATCCGTCACATCCACCAAAAAAGAAATGGAGCAGCTGGCATTACGTCCGGACATTGATGCCATCCTGCCCAATCAAGAATATTTTCTTGATAACATCCAGAAAACAAAAGAACCGGCTGAACCTCATGCTGGATCCGCAGCTGCTAAAGCAGCAGTGCCTCATACGGCCAACGTGGAATGGAGTATCGACTATGTGAATGCTCCTCAAACTTGGAATATGGGCATCGACGGTACAGGAATCGTTGTAGCCAACCTGGACTCAGGCGTCGATTATACGCACCCTGCTCTACAGCGGAAATGGCGCGCATACAACGAGTCGGGTCAAATCGTACATCCCGAGCTCAGCTGGTATGATGCCCATAGCCATACCGCGCTTCCCGAGGACAATGAGGCTCACGGCACGCATACCATGGGCACCATGGTAGGCTCTGAAGCGGATGGCAGCAACCAGATCGGTGTCGCACCCGGCGCAAAGTGGATCGCTGTTCGTATATTTAATCCCAGCACGACGGATGCCATCATTCTGGATGCCGGCCAATGGCTCCTTGCCCCAGTAGACAGCGATGGAAACGCACATCCCGAGATGGCGCCGGATGTCGTTAACAATTCCTGGGGAGGCTGTACGGGCATCGATGAATTTTTCCGGCCGATCGTACAAGCATGGCGTGCCGCAGGGATTTTCCCCGAATTCTCTGCAGGTAATGTCAATGAGTGCAATCCCGGCGGACCCGGTTCCGTGCCGCCTCCAGGCAATTATCCGGAATCGGTTGCTACAGGCGCAACCGACATCAATGGAAATATCGCTAACTTCTCCTTGCGAGGTCCTTCTCCATACGGCGAATTAAAGCCGGAAGTGTCTGCTCCAGGCGTCAACATCCGTTCCTCCGTACCTGGCGGGGATTATGAAGGCGGTTGGAACGGCACCTCCATGTCTGGTCCGATCACGACCGGTATTGCAGCCATGCTGCTTCAGGCTAATCACTCGCTTACTGTCGACCAAATGGAACAGATATTAGAGAACACCGCTACGCCTCGAACAGACACTCGCTATCCTGAAAGCCCGAACCAAGCTTACGGATATGGCATTGTTAATGCACTTGATGCCGTAAATTCCGTTCTTCACGGCTCAGGTACGGTTTCAGGGGAAGTCAAGACACCCGGAGAGGACACGCTTGCCCCTGTTCTCGAACATACCCCGCTTTCTCTTGTGTACAGCGGCAGAGATGCGAAAATATCCTTTACTGCCTCGGACAATATCGGTGTCACGCAGATCGAAGTATTGGCTAGAGTCAAAGGAACAGACGACTATGTAAATCTACCGGTCACGAATATTTCCGGCAATTATCGTTCTGGCCAATATGAAGCACCCCTACCTGACAATCTCAGGGACCCCGCAGGACTGGAGTATTATATTTCAGTCAACGACTATAGCGGCAACCACGCAGAGACGCCTGTTTACCCCGTCGAGGTCTCCAGCGGAATTAAGCCTGGCTATTTGCAGGATTTTGAAGGGGACATTACCGGCTTCGAGAGCGGAGGCGTCAATAATTCATGGGCGGTAGGCGTGCCTAAATTCGGTCCAGGAGCCGCTTATTCCGGCACCAAAGCTGCCGCCACCAATTTAGGGAAGTCTTACCCAGACGGAGTGAATGCGTATTTCCTAGCTCCTCCGATCGACTTGACCAATAGCCCCGAAGGAGCCGTTCTATCCTTCAAAAGCTGGTATAACTTAAAACAAAATAACGATTTCGTTAAAGTTTACATCGCTACAGATGAAAATGAAAATTTTGTAGAGCAAATGAGTTTTACCGGCACAGGCGACCAGTGGAAAACACAATATCTCGATCTGCGCCCCTATGCCGGTCAAAGAATCCACCTTCTATTCAACATGTTCACGAGCAACTTCGGCGGCTTGGACGGCTGGTATTTCGATGATCTTGCTGTACAGCCTCCCGATTCGTTACCGCCGGTTTCTCCGACAGATCTGACAGGAACGAGCGATTCAGGCGGAAACGTGAACTTAACGTGGGAAGCGTCGATTGACGAGGACACGGCGCAATATGAGGTGTATCGTTCTACCGATAACGCAGCGTTTACCCCGATTGTAATGACGAAACTAACGTCATTCACCGATACCAATGCCGTCGGCAGCAGCACCAACTATTATCAAGTAGCTGCCGTCGATTACAGCGGAAACACGGGTGAGCCCTCGAGTGCGTTCAGCATCGAGATGCCTGAAATTGTTCCCGTATTCGCTGATACCTTCGACGGATCAACAGACAATGACTGGACGCATAGCGGAATCCATGATGAGTGGGAACGCGGAAATCCTTCTTCACAGGGGCCGGGCAGCGCTGTATCTGCACCGAATGTATGGGGCACCCGCTTAAATGGCGGTTATACGGAATCCAGTGACTATTCATTGGTCTCCCCCGTTATTGATTTGAGTCAGGTGGACCAAGCATCCGTCTACTTCAGCAATTGGTATAGCTTGGAGAGTGGATGTGATTTCGGCCATTTTGAAATTTCGCCTGACGGAGGCACAACATGGACCGAGCTTGCTGTCTTCAACGGCATCTCCAGCGATAATCAGTGGGAATCATTCGCTTATGACCTCACTCCTTATATCCACCAACAGGTTCAATTCCGTTTCCGCATGCAGACCGATTCATCCGTCGCATGGGAAGGCTGGTATATCGATAACTTCAAAGTTATCGGCACTAGTACTCCTGCGGAGATCATGCAATCCAATCATGTCTATGACGGCGTCCAGCTGCCAAAACCTACAAATGCCGGGCCGGCATATTCCCTTGCAGCAACTGACAAAGACGACTTCATTCCGGGCCAGCCCTTGAACGTTGTGACGCCGCAAAGCTTACCAGCGAGCGCAACGGTTACGGTATTGGAAACCGGTCGTTCCGTAAGAACCGATCCGAGTACGGGGCATTTCTCCTTTAACCACGTGGCCGGCGACTTTAATCTGAAGGCGGAGGCTTATGGCTACTATCCGCAAACCAAGCCGGTGACGATAGCCGACCATGGCAATACCAATGTGGCGTTCAACCTAGAGGCGATGCCTCACGGCCGGATCACAGGCGTCATCTCGGATGAACGTAATCACCAGCCGATTGCCCATGCGAATATCATCGTCATGGAAGACGCTAACATCATGCCTGTTCAAACCGATGAGAACGGTGCATTCTCGCTGGATGTGCTTGAAGGCACTTATACACTGGCCGTATCGGTTGGCGAATACTATGGAACGCAAGTGACCGTGACGGCACCTGCGAACGGTTCAGTTGAAGCTAACGTGACGCTCAAGCCGTTCATCGGCATTCCGAATGGCATCAGCTATGACGACGGAACAGCTGAAGATGCTTACGCTTCCCGCGTATCAGGGTACACGTGGGCCGTTCGAATGACGCCATCGGCGGGTGCCGCGCAAATTTCAGGTGCTTTATTCAAATTCTGGGATTCGACATGGCCTGATCCCGGCGGCACGAATTTCAAGTATGCGTTGTATGACGCAAGCGGAAGCAATGGATCTCCCGGACGTCTGATCGCAGGTCCATACGAAGCAGAAGCATTGCGCGACAACAATTGGACGAGAGTCGAATTCCCATCCCCTGTTGTTGTTCAAGGCGATTTCTATATCGCCTATATCCAAGAAGGCACTTATCCGGATACGCCTGGGCTTGGCGTGGATAAGGACGGTCAGAGCGCGCTTCGCAGCTGGCGGATGACTGAAGGCTTGTGGGTCTTGGCGCCTGCAGGTGAAGGAAACTATATGATCAACGCGCTGGTCACAAACGAAGTAAAAGCACCTGTCATCACTTTGCCTGCCGCGAACACGTATACGAACGAAACCTCGATTGAAGTAACCGGACTTCTGCCCGTTGACGGGTCGGCAGTAACCCTATATAACGGAGCTGCCAAAGTAGGGACCGTGTCGGTCGAGAACGGAAAATTTACAATACCTGTCCAGCTGCAACCAGGAAGGAACAGCTTGACTGTTGAAGCTGATATTTTGGGGAAAACGACGGATCGCTCCGTACCTACCGAGGTAACGCTTGATGTTACAGCTCCGAGCCTAACACTAGCTGCTCCAGTCGACAACTTCAAGACAAATCTAGAAGCGTTGACCGTCTCAGGAACAACTAGCGATGCGTTCTTGAGCGAGTTAAACGTCAATGGAGAATTGGCGAATGTGAGCTCCGAAGGTACGTTTACGCACCGTATTCTGCTTGATCCAGGCACGAATATCATCCATGTCACTTCGAAAGATCTTGGAGGCAATGAAACAACGGTGACGCGTACTGTCTATTTGGATTTAAGTTCATATGCGATTAGCGAGATTACCCCAGCGACTGATGTGACGCTGAATCAAGGGGATACGCTGCCTGTATCCTTCAAGAGCACCCCGGGCTTGAACGCCGCATTCCGGATCGAGCTGCCAAGCGCTCTTCAAAACACGAAGGCGAACGAAATCGCAATGATTGAAAGCGCAACTACGCCAGGCCTTTATGAAGGCAGCTATAAAACACCGGATACGCTGATTCTCGATGGCGGCGTCATCGTTGTTCATGCTTGGGACGACGCCGGCAATGTAACAGAGGCCGTCGCTTCGGGCAAATTGTTTGTAAACATCGATTCCCTGTGGGAAATCGTGAATCAAGCCAAAGATGATTTCCAAGCGAATATTTCCAACACAACGAATCTGAACGAAGCAGTACTCACCCTTCCAACTACACCTGGCATTACGTACAAAGTGACGGGAAGCAGCAAAGCAGAATTCATCAATAACGAGGGCGTATTGGTTAAACGGCCGAGCAGCAGCACAGAGGTTGAATTGACGGTAACAATCGCTTCTGCGGCGAAACCAGCCATTAAGACAACGCTTAACGTAAAGGTGACTCTTACAGCTCCGAGCAGCGGCGGTAACAACGGCGGTTCAGTGATTATTGTTCCTCCTGCTCAGTCGACTAATTATTCACTCGCAAACGTGATAAACAAAGGACAAACACAGCAGCTTGTTAAGCCTGATTTGAAAACGGACGGAAACAAAGTCATCGCAGCCATTTCCGACTCCGACTTGCAGCAAGCCTTGAAAACAGAGCCTGTTGCCGTAATCGTTACAACCCCAGCGACCGCACAGCAAGCGCAATTGAACCTGACTGCAAGCCAAGTCGAACTGCTGTCCAAATCCAATGCAGCCAATTCCATCGTCTTCACGAATGAAACTACAGCAGCTGCACTGCCAGTTCGGATACTTGCCAAGGCACCTAAAAATGCCGGCATTCAAGTGACTTTATCAAGCGCGGAACAGCAGCGCGCAGCATTCACGAATGCAGCCCTCGGCATAACGGTGCTTGGCACACCGGTTGCATTTGAAGTCAACAGCGTTCAAGGCACGGCGGCGGTACCTCTACAGCTTTCAAGCAAGGATTTTGTTAAACAGTCCTTTGTTCTTGCTAAGGACGCAGACACCAAATCGGCTGGGGTACTTTACCTCGGCGGTCACACGGTGAGCCCAGCCCCTGCAACGTTTACCTTAAACAGCGACGGCACAACAACGGTTACCGTAACCCGTTCCGGCTATGCTGCTTATGCGGTAGTCACTCGAACAATCGCTTTCAACGACATCGATAACGCGATGGAAAAAACGAAAATCGAAGCCCTTGCTAGCAAGCTGCTCCTTGAGGGAACATCGCAAGCGACGTTCTCGCCTAGCGCTTCGGTGACACGCGCGGAATTTGCAGCGATGCTGACACGTGCACTTGGTCTTCAAAGCAGCACTGAACTGCCGTTCAAAGATGTGACAGCTGACAAATGGTATGCGGACGAAGTAGGCGCAGCCTATCAAGCCGGTATCATCACAGGGCTTGGTAAGGGAAGCTTTAACCCGAACGGAACCATCACGCATCAAGATTTGGCCGTTATGCTGGAGCGTGCTGCCGGATTGCTGGCACTGAAAGCAGAGCACCCAGCAGGCCGCGCTGATTTTGCGGATGCCGATGACATCTCCGATTACGCGAAGAACAGCATCCAAACAGTCACGGAAATCGGACTGATGAAAGCCAAAGAAGTGAACGGCGGCTTCTTCTTCTCGCCAAAGAAGTCAACTACCCGTGAAGAGGCAGCGGCAGCCATCTTCAATTTGCTTCAGCAATCCGGTTTAATCAACTAA
- a CDS encoding ATP-binding protein, which yields MATLHLMVGLPCSGKTTLARQLESKYSALRLTPDEWHIRLFGHDFGDNMTESDEAKHDSRHDSVESLMWDVAARVLVLGVDVILDFGCWIRSQRDEFRSKAKNLGAGFKIHFVDVPEEVLFERLKARNDMHTEGTFFIPKARLKEWIQIFEPPSSEELDSSNG from the coding sequence GTGGCGACACTTCATTTAATGGTTGGTCTCCCTTGTAGCGGTAAGACTACGCTGGCACGGCAACTTGAATCGAAATACTCCGCACTTCGCCTTACTCCCGATGAATGGCATATCCGTTTATTTGGGCATGATTTCGGAGATAACATGACGGAATCTGACGAAGCTAAGCATGATTCTAGACATGATTCAGTGGAATCACTGATGTGGGATGTGGCGGCTAGGGTTTTGGTTCTTGGTGTTGATGTCATTCTGGATTTTGGATGCTGGATTCGAAGTCAACGAGACGAGTTTCGTTCTAAAGCCAAAAATTTAGGGGCTGGCTTTAAAATTCATTTTGTTGATGTGCCTGAAGAAGTGTTATTTGAACGTCTAAAAGCTAGAAATGATATGCATACAGAAGGAACTTTTTTCATACCAAAAGCAAGACTTAAAGAATGGATACAAATTTTTGAGCCACCTTCATCGGAAGAACTTGATTCCTCTAACGGTTAG